AGCACCATGTGATTCACCATAGGTGATAAGCCGGAAGACTATTCCAAATATATTACCAGCCATTAAGTTTTCTGACCATTGAGGATCCTGAGTTTGGTTGCAAGAATGATCACTTCCTGTTTGGCACTGTTAATTTTTTTCTCGAATTCATTTTTAAGCAGTACAGCATTTTTCGATTGTGCCAGGAATCCGATGTTATTCTCCCACAATCCGATATCTTCTTTTAACCGGGTGATCTTGTTAATGAGAATATTTCTTTCCTTGCTGAGCATGTGCTGTGAGTCAGGAGCATTCCTTAATGATTCATAGCGTGATTTATAATTCAGTGCACTGATCTCAACAGCATTGATTTTCAGTTTATCGAGCTGTTTGTTGATGGCACTGCGGAATTCATTCTGCAGCCTGTCCTTATCTTTCATCGGCACATGTCCAATATCCATCCACTCACGCTGCATTTCCTTGATGATCCTTAGATCTTCATTTTTATCGCCGGTAAATTGAGCTTCCTGAACCCGTTTTACCAGATCTTCCTTCAGATGCAGGTTTTCCTCTTCATGTTTCTGGATATTTGAAAAATATTCGGCTTTTTTACTGAAGAATTCATCACATGCTGCCCTGAATCTCCTCCATATCTTATTGGAATGTTTTCGTGGCACAGGGCCAATATTTCGCCAGTCTTTCTGCAGGGCGATGAAATCCTGGGTTGTTTGCCTCCAGTCGGTGCTATTTTTCAAAGCCTCAGCCTGAACGCACAGATCCAGCTTCAGGTTATAATTATTAATTTGTTGTTCCTTAACCTTGCCAAAATATTCCTTTTTCGAGGAAAAGAACATATCAATAGCGGATTTGAATCGTTCCCAAACTTTATCATTATATTTTTTTGGGGCAGGGCCTACAGATCGCCAAATCCTGAACAACTCATTTATCTGTTCCGTGTTGTTTTGCCAGTCAGAAACCGACTCATTGGGAATGGCAATTAATTGTTCTGCTTTATCGCAAAGTACAAGTTTTGTGTTATAATTATTTTCCAGATCCTGCTGGAGTTCTTGATAGTACTCCCGTCGCCGTTCATTGATTTTTTCAGTGACACTCCTGAAACGTTCCCATATTTCATCTTTTTTATCCTGAGCAACCGGACCCACCTCCTTCCAATCTTCATGAAGTTGTTGTAACTCTTTGAAGGATTTATTGATAGAGGGTTCAAGAAGCAGCTCCTCTGCCTTCTCGCACAGCCTGATTTTATATTCAAGATTTTTCTTCAGGTCCAGGTCTTTAAGCTCTTTATTGATCTTGACCTTGTCGAAGAATTTCTCAACCAGGAAATGGTATGACTGCCAAAGGTTATTGACTTCATTCTTGGGAACAAGGCCTATCTGTTTCCATTGATCCTGAAGTGACTTAAACTCATCATAGGTTTTTTTAAGGGTTTCTTCTGAATTAATGAGTTCCTTGAGTTCTTCCAGTATCTTCTTCTTGGTTTCAAAATTGGCGTGTTTAATCCTTTCGAGTTCTTCGTTAAATATAGATTTATTCTGTCTATATTTTTCAAAGGCGGCATTAAAACGCTCTTCCAGCGGGTCGGTGGCGGGCAGGAAGTCGCCCTCAACACCACCTGCGGAAATGAATTCCGACAGTTTATGATCTTTGTCTTCCCTGTTCCGTTTAAGGAAGGCGACCTTGATCAATGCCACCCGTGTTTTTATCTTGGTTATATCTGATTCCTTGACGGTTTCTTCGATGAGATCGACAAGCTGCGCTTTGGAATAATCATCAAAATTCTCCACGCTCACCCTGGTCTCAATTTCCTCTTCGGCCTCTTCAATTTCATCGGAATCTATCTCCAGTTTAATTTCTCCGGATTCCACGGGGGTAAGATGCACAATGGCATCCTGCTCCACCATTGGAGAGGGAGAAGGAACAGAAGGCTGATCCTTCGCTTCAGATGGAGGAGCTATTTCAGAGATTATATCCGCAGCAACAATTATTTCTGCCGGTGGTGCGGTTTTTTTAGGTCGTCCGGGACGGCGCTTTGGCTTTTCAGGCAGTACATCTGCTGCCTTGGGAGCAGCAGCAGGTTCATCCGCTGGCAGTGAAGATGTTGTCACCTCACCGGAGATTTCAACATCCGTGACAGGATCATCATCCGAACTGATGATCGCTTCGACAGATGCCTTTAATTCGCTTGGTTCCTCCTGAATTAAATTTTCCTGGTTGATCTGATCCTCAGGAGGATTGGATATAAGTTGGTTTTCGTCCATTGTTCTGTTCATTTAAACAGTTAAGAGTTCTCCTCCTGTCCTAACAAAGGTCATGACAGGATTATGATAATGTACTTGTAATTATTTGACTTTAACACATAGTGTATTTATGACGTAACGGTTTTAACGCTTGTGCATGTAAATCCGCTAAAAGAAAAACATTAAATATTTTATATATTAACGATTCCAAAAGCCGGACTGCAAAAATAGTAATATTTTAATACCATGAACTATTTTTATGGAATTTAACAGAACTCTATGTTAAGTGTAGTATATTCATCATCAGTCAATTGCTCTTTTATTGAATATAACATACCCTAAATTGAAGATAAAAGACAGTTTATCGACTGTTCTGTCATAAAAATTCAGGCTGAAGCTTACAGGTCCGATAGGGCTATGATATATAAAGGCTGTGGAGGCCATATACAGCCTTGCGCTGAACGGTGGTCCCAGTTCAGCAGTATAATCAGGCTGTTGGATGATCTGCTGGTAGGGTAAAAAGATATATCCTTCAATATCATAAACAAGATTCTTACTGATGTTAAACAATAACTTCATACCTCCGGCACCATAATTAAAAGCCCTGAATTCAGGGATGAACAGGAGCTTGCTTTCAGGTATGGGTTGAAAGGCGGGAGCCATCAGGACACTGGCAGTGTAATTGGAAAACAGATCTGTATTTGATAAAATACTGGATAAGAGTACTTCCGCATGAACGCCAAAACGAAACTTTTTCCCAAAGGGGTAATAATTAATATATCTAAGCTTAAACTGGCCCCAGAAATGATGGCGTTTTTCAATCTCGTCCGACATAGATGTAGATCCGGGTTCAGTGGTCTCTTTTCCGGTGATATATTTCAGATTCATATACAGGTTCTCTCCGTCGCTGGCATATTGCTTCCTGTTCAGCGTGTTGATCTCATAAAGCACATCCAAGGCTTGCATATCGAAATATGTTTTATCCGCAGTATCTGTCCTGCTAAAGGTATTTCTCTGGTAATAATCATCCCTGATATGAGCGATGGCGCCGCCCATGTCGATCTTCCCCTTTCTGCCAAAGGGAACCCCCGCATGAAGATCAATATTATCTTCATTTTGAATAAGATAGGATGGATTTTTATCTTCAAAGAAATAGGTTGAAGTTCTGAAATAGTCCCACTGATTAAATGATATGGATGACTTTAAATATAACGGAATATTGAAAGGGAACTCAATCCTGGCTGATATCTGGGCAGCACTGTAAAAGCGTCCGATATGTGAACTTGCGCCCAGGTTGAGAGCGACCTGGTTCAGGTAATTGTATCTCAGACCTACATAGGCTTCATTGACAGGCGCTGACGATATGTCGCCACCAAACTCGACATTCAAGTGATTCTCCTTTTTAAAATCCAGGAACAGGTCAAAATATCCGCTCGATTCATTAAATCTCGTCCTGGGGAATACAACCTCCACCTGCTGGTCGGCAAGGAGTTTAAAATATTCCATTTTTAACGGCTCAATTGAAATTGTATCTTCTTTATGCGCCAGTTGCCGTCTGACATAGTATGCCTGGTTCTTGTTCAGTCCGTTAATATTGATTGTTTGAATCACAAAAGGCGGCAGGTGACGAATAAACTCCTCCCTTTTTTGTTTCACTTCATTGGGGCTAGAAAAATGGCTAATGAAACTTTTAATCTCATCGATATGCCGCAGAGTTTCAATATATCCGCTGTCAATAAAAGCCAGGGTATTGGAAAAGTCAATAACATTCACCGGTTCAAGCTCAGGTTCCACCAGCACGCCCTTTCCTTCAGGCACCGAGTAGTTGGTTTTTTCCATCAGCATGTTTTCAAGTTGCGAGAGTGCATCATTCTCATCAGGGGCTTTATAATTGCTGGCAGCCTTACTCCCTATGATGACATCCGGGTGGAATTCATTAATGGCAACATCTACAGGGAAATTATTATACATGCCTCCGTCATACAGCAATTTCCCGTTAAGCCGTATTGGCTTAAAATAAAATGGATATGTTGTAGCCGCCCTTAATCCCAGACCAAGATCACCATTCCTCAGTATGACGGGCTTATTGTCGGCAATATCAGAAGCTACAAAGCGAATGGGGACCATCAGGCTATCAAAATTATACCCCGATGCCGCACTGGCCTGCGAAAAGATCTCCAGGAAACCAAAATCCAGCATAACCGGCGACACAATATTGGAAGGAAGTATTCTTGATGCTCGTAATGAATCGATATTAAATTTCAGACTCAGCCATGAAGGATCCGGATCAGGCTGCTTGAAATAATAAAGATACTCCTCGGGGATTGTTCCTGTTATCCATGTTTGGAATTCACTGGAGGTGAGCAAGGTGGTCATTTCATCCGGAGAAAATCCACTGGCATAAAGGCCACCTATCAATGCTCCCATTGAAGTGCCTGTAATGCAATCGATAGGAATGCCATTTTCTTCCAGCGCCTTTATCACACCAATATGGGACACGCCTTTGGCACCACCGCCACTCAGTACCAGACAGACCTTCTGGGCATATCCTCTCACAGATAAAACCATGAGGATAGCAAAAAAAATTGATATTCCGGTGATGATAACCCGTCTGGGCATGACAGGCGACAAATTAAATTATATAAGATTTAAAGCTTGATCCAGGTCACTGATGATATCATCAGTATCTTCAATTCCGACTGACAGGCGGACTAATCCATCGGTTATACCGGCTTTTTCACGTGCCTGGCCTGACATCTTTGAATGTGTCATCGATGCCGGATGCTGAATGAGGGTTTCGATGCCGCCAAGTGACACAGCCAGCAGAATAAATCCGACATGGTTCATCACGATCTTACCAGCTTCAACGCCACCTTTCAGTTCAAAACTGATCATTGCGCCGGGACCTCTCATCTGGCGGCAGGCCAGCTCATACTGTGGATGTGAGTGTAATCCGGGGTATTTCACCCACTCCACATTAGGATGACCTTCGAGGTACTCAGCGATCTTCATCGCATTATCCTGTGCTTTGTCTAATCGTAATGCCAGTGTTTTCAAGCCTCTGAGAATCAGGTAAGCCTGGTGGGGATCCATGTTGAATCCCATATTGACCATTACCGGCCGGAGACACTTATAATATGCTTCATCTTTGGTGACGATCATCCCACCCACTACGTCAGCATGGCCATTAATAAATTTTGTCATCGAATGCACGACGATATCAGCACCAAGTTCAAGGGGTTGTTGGAGATAGGGGCTGCAAAACGTATTATCCACGCAGAGCGGAATGCCTTTTTCCCTGGCTATCTTACTGATAGCAACTATATCTTGTATGCCCATGGTCGGATTCGATGGCGTCTCCAGGAAAATTAGCTTTGTATTCGGCTGCAGTGCGCTTTTTACGTTGTCGGTGAGCGTGGCATCAATATACGTATATTCCACTCCAAACCGAGACAGGATAGTTTCAATTATCCCCCGTGAGGGCCCATACAAAGCATCATGGCTAACGATATGATCTCCTTTCCCCAGAAAGGCCAGGTAAACAGATGAAACAGCACCCATGCCCGAAGAGGTCGCTATGCCTCCATACCCATTCTCCAGCTCGGCTACGGCATTCTCCAGAGCCCTGATGGTTGGATTGGCAATGCGGGTGTAGATATACCCATCCGATTCACCCGAAAAACACTGTGCGCCATGTTCTGCACTCTTGAATTTGAATGTTGACGTCTGATAGATCGGCGTCGTTGCACTGCCATAAAAATCATCGATTTGCCCGCCATGTATCAACATGGAATTAAAGCCCATTTTTTTCTTATGCATGATTAAATTTTTAATTTCCACTCATGAAATTCAACCCAAAGAACCACAAACGACTTTCGAAATGAAAATATATTTATTTAATTTAAATTTGAATTTTTGTATGAGAACACTTTTATCAGGTCCTCTTCATGCTTCATATTAAGCTTATTCTCTTTGATATAACGCTCAATGCTCCCATCCTTCGATTCCAGCACTTCCGATATTCCCTTGGCTGAAGTTTTCAGCTTAGCTGCCGGAGTATCACTTTTCGCAGAAAAGTAACTGTCGAATTTAACATATTTATACGACCGGTCACCAGCACTTAACTGCACGTTGTAATATCCTTCTTCTAAACGACATATATATCGTTTAAGCAGCATATATGTACCGGAACTAAGTACTTCGAAATAACCACGAGTGATCTCTTTCTCATCTCTAAAGGGGCTATAAACAAATTCTTTTCCATCGATATTGAGTAGTTCTATCCTGTCGGGGTAACTAATCGCATATATTGTGGTGTCCTTTAACATTTCCATTCGCTGGTGGTAAATATTATAACGCAGAAGGACATCCTTGATTTTAATGTTACCATCAATGACGAGGAAGCCCTTTTGAAATGACTCCACAAGAAAAGGATCACCTTTTAATCCGATATACGGACTTTCAGGTGTCAACATAAACAACTGGATGTTACCCGACTGCGTTTCAACATCCAGATATTGCGGCATATCATACTCCTTTGTGATGACCTGTGCATGCAGAATGCCTGGTAAAAGCATTCCTAGAATAAAAATTCCTATCAACTTTTTCATATCGTAAATTTTTTCATGACTACTAATAATTTTGCCCTTATTCTTAATAAGAAAAGCAAAGTTAATCCTTCTGATTACTTTTATGCTTCATTTATTAAAAATAAATATGTCACTGTCCGACAATGGACATCATGTGTACATTTGGGAACATCCCGGAAGGATTTTATCAGTCTTGCTCAGGAAAATCGCCTGATATTAAAACTGATACAAAAAGTGGCACAGTATTCGTAAATAACAGCCCAAATCTCTAAATTTGTGCAGTGCATCTGTCCTCTTTTATTATCTGCCGTCATTCATTTGGAAATCGATTAATCCTATAGTATAAATCTAAAACTTCAATTCATGAAAAAGTACTTTATTTTGATCTTGTTGATAACCATGGTCCAAGGTATTTTACATGCCCAGGCTGAAGCCAGGTTGATGCGTTTCCCTGCCATTCATGGCGACCAGGTTGTTTTTTCGTATGCCGGTGATCTTTATACGGTTGCAAAAAGCGGCGGGATGGCACGTAAGCTCACAAATCATGAGGGCTATGAGATGTTTGCCCGTTTTTCTCCCGATGGAAAGTATCTTGCCTTTACGGCACAGTACGATGGCAACACCGAAGTTTATGTGATGCCGGCTGAAGGTGGTGTTCCGAGAAGGTTGACCTATACGGCTACACTGGGAAGGGATGATATCTCCGACCGCATGGGACCAAATAACATCGTGATGACATGGACTCCCGATAGTAAAGAAATTGTTTACCGTTCACGCAAACAGACCTTCAATGATTTTACAGGGCAGCTCTTCAAAGTATCCCTTGACGGCGGTTTATCGACCGAATTGCCGCTGATAACAGGGGGATTTTGCTCTTTTTCGCCGGATGGAAAACAGCTTGCCTTCAACCGTGTCTTCAGAGAATTCCGTACATGGAAGTACTACCGCGGAGGCATGGCCGACGAAATATGGATTCTCGACATGAACTCTGCGACAACCACCACTATCACCTCCAGCGACGCTCAGAATATCATTCCCATGTGGTACAGGGATAAGATTTACTTCCTTTCTGACCGCGACCGCACCATGAACCTTTTCGTCTACAATACCACCACAAAAGAGACCAGGAAAGTCACCAACTACACCGATTATGATATCAAATTCCCTTCGATCGGTGATAATACCATCATTTTTGAGAGGGGCGGTTTCCTTTATTACCTTGATCTCGCCACAGAACAGGTGAATAAGATAATGATTACTATTGCCGATGACTTCATCACCGGCAGGGATGAACTGAAAGATGCCTCCAAATTCATCAACTCCTTTGAGATAGCGCCTGACGGCAAAAGAATGCTGTGCTGGGCGCGTGGCGACATCTGGACATTACCCGCCAAGGAAGGGATCACACGCAACCTCACGAAGACTTCCGGCGTTCATGAGCGCAATCCATTGTGGTCACCTGATGGAAAGTATATAGCCTTTATTTCCGATATGACAGGTGAGAATGAGATATATATTATCAAGCAGGATGGCAGCGAGGAGCCTGTTCAGATCACCACCGGTGGTGACACTTATAAATATCGCCTGCGCTGGTCGCCCGACAGTAAAAAACTGCTCTGGAGCGATAAAATGCTCCGCCTGCAATATCTGGATATAGACACGAAAAAAGTGACGCATGTCGAAAAGTCGGAAGTGTGGGAATATACAGAGTTTGAATGGTCACCCGACGGTAAATGGATAGTCTTCACCCGTCCCGAACAAAATGGTATGGGAAGGGTGTGCATCTATAACCTGCAGGACAGCAAAGCCTATGAGATCACCGGAGAATGGTACGACTCCGGAGATGCCATTTTCAGCCGCGACAGCAAATACATCTTCTTTGTTTCCGACCGGGATTTCAACCCGATATACAGTAATGTGGAATGGAACTATGCTTATGAAGACATGAGCAAGGTCTACATGATAACACTGGTAAAGGATACACCGTCACCTTTTGCACCCGAAAACGATGAGGTGTCGATAAAGGAGGAAGTGAAGCCTGAAGCTGAAAAAACCGGTGAAAAGGAAAAAGGCGATGCCAAAGACACCAAGGAGGAAAAGAAGGAATCAAAAGACACC
This DNA window, taken from Bacteroidota bacterium, encodes the following:
- a CDS encoding DUF349 domain-containing protein translates to MDENQLISNPPEDQINQENLIQEEPSELKASVEAIISSDDDPVTDVEISGEVTTSSLPADEPAAAPKAADVLPEKPKRRPGRPKKTAPPAEIIVAADIISEIAPPSEAKDQPSVPSPSPMVEQDAIVHLTPVESGEIKLEIDSDEIEEAEEEIETRVSVENFDDYSKAQLVDLIEETVKESDITKIKTRVALIKVAFLKRNREDKDHKLSEFISAGGVEGDFLPATDPLEERFNAAFEKYRQNKSIFNEELERIKHANFETKKKILEELKELINSEETLKKTYDEFKSLQDQWKQIGLVPKNEVNNLWQSYHFLVEKFFDKVKINKELKDLDLKKNLEYKIRLCEKAEELLLEPSINKSFKELQQLHEDWKEVGPVAQDKKDEIWERFRSVTEKINERRREYYQELQQDLENNYNTKLVLCDKAEQLIAIPNESVSDWQNNTEQINELFRIWRSVGPAPKKYNDKVWERFKSAIDMFFSSKKEYFGKVKEQQINNYNLKLDLCVQAEALKNSTDWRQTTQDFIALQKDWRNIGPVPRKHSNKIWRRFRAACDEFFSKKAEYFSNIQKHEEENLHLKEDLVKRVQEAQFTGDKNEDLRIIKEMQREWMDIGHVPMKDKDRLQNEFRSAINKQLDKLKINAVEISALNYKSRYESLRNAPDSQHMLSKERNILINKITRLKEDIGLWENNIGFLAQSKNAVLLKNEFEKKINSAKQEVIILATKLRILNGQKT
- a CDS encoding patatin-like phospholipase family protein, whose product is MPRRVIITGISIFFAILMVLSVRGYAQKVCLVLSGGGAKGVSHIGVIKALEENGIPIDCITGTSMGALIGGLYASGFSPDEMTTLLTSSEFQTWITGTIPEEYLYYFKQPDPDPSWLSLKFNIDSLRASRILPSNIVSPVMLDFGFLEIFSQASAASGYNFDSLMVPIRFVASDIADNKPVILRNGDLGLGLRAATTYPFYFKPIRLNGKLLYDGGMYNNFPVDVAINEFHPDVIIGSKAASNYKAPDENDALSQLENMLMEKTNYSVPEGKGVLVEPELEPVNVIDFSNTLAFIDSGYIETLRHIDEIKSFISHFSSPNEVKQKREEFIRHLPPFVIQTININGLNKNQAYYVRRQLAHKEDTISIEPLKMEYFKLLADQQVEVVFPRTRFNESSGYFDLFLDFKKENHLNVEFGGDISSAPVNEAYVGLRYNYLNQVALNLGASSHIGRFYSAAQISARIEFPFNIPLYLKSSISFNQWDYFRTSTYFFEDKNPSYLIQNEDNIDLHAGVPFGRKGKIDMGGAIAHIRDDYYQRNTFSRTDTADKTYFDMQALDVLYEINTLNRKQYASDGENLYMNLKYITGKETTEPGSTSMSDEIEKRHHFWGQFKLRYINYYPFGKKFRFGVHAEVLLSSILSNTDLFSNYTASVLMAPAFQPIPESKLLFIPEFRAFNYGAGGMKLLFNISKNLVYDIEGYIFLPYQQIIQQPDYTAELGPPFSARLYMASTAFIYHSPIGPVSFSLNFYDRTVDKLSFIFNLGYVIFNKRAID
- a CDS encoding PLP-dependent aspartate aminotransferase family protein; its protein translation is MMHKKKMGFNSMLIHGGQIDDFYGSATTPIYQTSTFKFKSAEHGAQCFSGESDGYIYTRIANPTIRALENAVAELENGYGGIATSSGMGAVSSVYLAFLGKGDHIVSHDALYGPSRGIIETILSRFGVEYTYIDATLTDNVKSALQPNTKLIFLETPSNPTMGIQDIVAISKIAREKGIPLCVDNTFCSPYLQQPLELGADIVVHSMTKFINGHADVVGGMIVTKDEAYYKCLRPVMVNMGFNMDPHQAYLILRGLKTLALRLDKAQDNAMKIAEYLEGHPNVEWVKYPGLHSHPQYELACRQMRGPGAMISFELKGGVEAGKIVMNHVGFILLAVSLGGIETLIQHPASMTHSKMSGQAREKAGITDGLVRLSVGIEDTDDIISDLDQALNLI
- a CDS encoding PDZ domain-containing protein; protein product: MKKYFILILLITMVQGILHAQAEARLMRFPAIHGDQVVFSYAGDLYTVAKSGGMARKLTNHEGYEMFARFSPDGKYLAFTAQYDGNTEVYVMPAEGGVPRRLTYTATLGRDDISDRMGPNNIVMTWTPDSKEIVYRSRKQTFNDFTGQLFKVSLDGGLSTELPLITGGFCSFSPDGKQLAFNRVFREFRTWKYYRGGMADEIWILDMNSATTTTITSSDAQNIIPMWYRDKIYFLSDRDRTMNLFVYNTTTKETRKVTNYTDYDIKFPSIGDNTIIFERGGFLYYLDLATEQVNKIMITIADDFITGRDELKDASKFINSFEIAPDGKRMLCWARGDIWTLPAKEGITRNLTKTSGVHERNPLWSPDGKYIAFISDMTGENEIYIIKQDGSEEPVQITTGGDTYKYRLRWSPDSKKLLWSDKMLRLQYLDIDTKKVTHVEKSEVWEYTEFEWSPDGKWIVFTRPEQNGMGRVCIYNLQDSKAYEITGEWYDSGDAIFSRDSKYIFFVSDRDFNPIYSNVEWNYAYEDMSKVYMITLVKDTPSPFAPENDEVSIKEEVKPEAEKTGEKEKGDAKDTKEEKKESKDTKIDIDGIQDRIIGLPVPVGNYFNLQNVGDKLYYIFTASDGANSIKFFELKDKKETSLETKGNFEISADGKKMLVSANGKYAIIDLPSSKIKMDETIDLSSMKVMVNNKEEWKQIFDESWRQMRDFFYVPNMHGVDWKAMHDKYAVMVPYVNNRNDLTYLIGEMIGELSIGHAYVGGGDKPAPERIQLGLLGARLSRDASGYYRIDRILKGENWSNQLYSPLAQVGVNAHEGDYILAVNGVSTKTMTDIYESLVNTAGKEVELTINGKPEETGSRNVLVVPVGNEAQLYYYTWVQNNIKKVSDATDGQVGYIHIPDMGPAGLNEFVKYFYPQLSKKALIIDDRGNGGGNVSPMIIERLQREVTRANMARNVTIPGQTPRQMMLGPKVLLINQYSASDGDLFPYAFKKHNLGKVIGMRTWGGVVGIRGSLPFIDGGDLRKPEFASYSSEESKWIIEGYGVEPDIAIDNDPAKEYNGIDDQLNKAIEVITEELKNYKPIPDIPQPPDKSK